The DNA segment TTATGCTTTTCTTTTCGACCGCAGGGACCACGACACCGGTCGAGCTGTAGATCATGATGCTGCCGAAGATGATCAGCGCGAGCATCGCAAACAGAATCATTTTGTCGTACGACCTGATAACAGGAGTCTGTATGGCAGATGAGCGGCTATGCATGGATCGTCTCGAGTTCCATAACGATTTTTTTGAACTGCCTGCCCCTATCCTCAAAGTCCCGGAACATATCGAAGCTTGCACATGCAGGAGACAGGAGAACCACATCTCCTTTCTCCGCCTCTCCGCGGGCGACCTTAACCGCCTCTTCCATATCCCCTGCCATCACCGTTTTGGCAACAGCGCCGAGTGCCTGCCCGAGTTTTCCGGCAGCCTCTCCGATCAGAACCGCCGCTTTGACTTTATTGACTGCAAGGGCGCTGAGCGTTGAAAAGTCGCCTGCCTTGTCCCTTCCGCCGGCGATCAGAATAAGAGGCTCAGAAAAGCTCTCAATCGATTTTATCACTGCCCCGACATTCGTACCCTTTGAGTCATTGATATATTTCACGCCGTCAAGCTCCCGCACCAGCTCGAGCCGGTGTTCAAGACCCGGGAATTCCCTGAGGGACTTCCTGACCGCATCAACAGGACAGCCTGCAAGGAGAGCCATGGCCGAAGCGGCCATGGCGTTCTCCAGGTTATGAACACCTTTAATGCGGATCTCCCGCATATCGATAAGCTGAAGCTCCTCTGCTCTGTCCTGCCGGTCTGAAAAATTCACGATAACAACGCCGTCTTTCACATACAGGCCTTCCACCTTCTCTGCCCTGCTGAAAAAATAGCGATAAGGCCCCCTGCCGCCTTCTCCGAAGCTCGCCGCGTGGAGTTTCATCGTCTCAGGGTCGTCCGCATTGAGGACAAGGATGTCAGGCTCACACTGGTTCTGAAAAATGGCAGCCTTTGCATCGCGATATTCCTGCATGGAAGGATACCGGTCAAGATGGTCAGGGGTGATGTTCAGGATTGCTGCGATGTGGGGTCTGAAGGTCTCGATCGCCTCAAGCTGAAAGCTTGATATCTCGGCCACAACCGCATCAGGAACCGCATTTTCCCTGTCCATCTTCAGAATCTCCTCGGTAAGCGCATTGCCTATGTTGCCGCCGAACATGGTCCTGAAGCCTGCTGACTTCATCATATGGTCCAGCAGGGTAGTCGTTGTCGATTTCCCGTTGCTGCCCGTGACGGCAAGAAACGGCACTGCCTTTTCTTCTGCCATCCGGCCTTCGATAATCTGGTATGCCAGTTCAAGCTCTCCGATGATCCTCTTTCCTTTTGCCCTGGCATCGGCAAGCGGCCTGATCGAAAGCGGCACTCCCGGGCTCACGACGATCACGTCGGCGTCTGAGAATATCTCCTCCGGATGGCTGCCGAGACAGAGTCTGACCGAGGGAGGAAGCGTGCTGACGATATCAGCCAGGTCAGCCGCGGTCTTGCGGTCGGTCACCGTCACGTCGGCGCCCATCCCGGCAAGCAGCCGCGCTGCGCCTGCTCCGCTGCGCGCCAGACCGACCACCGTAAACTTCTTATCCACTGATTCCATCCGGCCTCTTTGCCGCAAGGTTCGTTTTCTTCGCTTTTTTTGCTTTTACCATCATCCGGGTATTGTTCCTGACCTTGGTTTTTCCCTTAACCTTGATCTTTCCCTCAGCCTTGATCTTATGCTTCGCCTTTACTGCCTTCCCCGAAGAAGAGGATACCGTTGCTTTTGCAATGCCCTTCCTGCCCTTCACAACCCCGGCACCTGATGGAACTTTTCTTGTGTACGCTGCCTTGGTCACTCTGGTATCGTCATAGTCAGACCGGGTAAGGTACACGACCGGCTCTTCTTCGTTCTTCATGACCTTTGAGCCAAACGCCATGAGATCCTCGGTCTCCTTCCAGAGCTCAGTCCTGCTCGGCGCACCAAGGAGAGCCACAATGAGCGTGTTGTTGTCACGTTCGCCGGCGCAGACAAAACAATGTCTCGCCGCATTGGTAAAGCCCGTCTTTCCGCCCAGGAGCTCATCGTCTGACCACAGGAGCTTGTTGGTATTCTTTACGAAAAAGGTCTTGCCTGCCTCTGTGGAGAGCTCGGCAGCTCGGGTGCCGAGGATCTCTTTCAGAACCGGATGTTTGATCGCCTGCCGCATGATCTTGGACAGGTCATACGCAGTTGTGTACTGCCCCTTGCCCGGCAGCCCGTTGGGGTTAATGAATTTTGTGTCAGTCGCATTGAGTGCGATC comes from the Nitrospirota bacterium genome and includes:
- a CDS encoding D-alanyl-D-alanine carboxypeptidase, with product MSNRLSVKALMTGVALLLITLHSSLITAVNAEDIQARAAVVMEASTGRVLYAKNPELRLMPASTTKLMTALIAVEKVNLKDVVTISRNAVNAAPTKSGLKEGDKVTVETLLYAALMKSANDAAVALAEAVAGSETEFVQLMNRKAIALNATDTKFINPNGLPGKGQYTTAYDLSKIMRQAIKHPVLKEILGTRAAELSTEAGKTFFVKNTNKLLWSDDELLGGKTGFTNAARHCFVCAGERDNNTLIVALLGAPSRTELWKETEDLMAFGSKVMKNEEEPVVYLTRSDYDDTRVTKAAYTRKVPSGAGVVKGRKGIAKATVSSSSGKAVKAKHKIKAEGKIKVKGKTKVRNNTRMMVKAKKAKKTNLAAKRPDGISG
- the murD gene encoding UDP-N-acetylmuramoyl-L-alanine--D-glutamate ligase — its product is MESVDKKFTVVGLARSGAGAARLLAGMGADVTVTDRKTAADLADIVSTLPPSVRLCLGSHPEEIFSDADVIVVSPGVPLSIRPLADARAKGKRIIGELELAYQIIEGRMAEEKAVPFLAVTGSNGKSTTTTLLDHMMKSAGFRTMFGGNIGNALTEEILKMDRENAVPDAVVAEISSFQLEAIETFRPHIAAILNITPDHLDRYPSMQEYRDAKAAIFQNQCEPDILVLNADDPETMKLHAASFGEGGRGPYRYFFSRAEKVEGLYVKDGVVIVNFSDRQDRAEELQLIDMREIRIKGVHNLENAMAASAMALLAGCPVDAVRKSLREFPGLEHRLELVRELDGVKYINDSKGTNVGAVIKSIESFSEPLILIAGGRDKAGDFSTLSALAVNKVKAAVLIGEAAGKLGQALGAVAKTVMAGDMEEAVKVARGEAEKGDVVLLSPACASFDMFRDFEDRGRQFKKIVMELETIHA